A DNA window from Pseudomonas wuhanensis contains the following coding sequences:
- a CDS encoding ABC transporter substrate-binding protein — MKGIRRLLAATLATVGLLVSPVPVVAAQAPIHFADLNWESGSLITEILRIIVEQGYGLPTDTLPGTTITLETALANNDIQVIGEEWAGRSPVWVKAEAEGKVAALGDTVRGATEGWWVPEYVIKGDPAKGIKPMAPGLRSISDLPRYKDMFKDPETPGKGRFLNSPIGWTSEVVNKQKLKAYGLDDSYVNFRSGSGAALDAEISSSIRRGKPVLFYYWSPTPLLGRFKLIQLQEPPFDAEAWKTLTDADHPNPKPTRSLPSKLSIGVSTPFQKQYPQIAEFFTKVDLPIEALNKALADMSEKHTPPRQAAEAFMKAHPDMWQAWVPKDVADKVSAALK; from the coding sequence ATGAAGGGAATTCGACGGTTATTGGCCGCTACCCTGGCCACGGTCGGGTTATTGGTTTCACCCGTTCCGGTAGTCGCCGCCCAGGCGCCGATCCACTTCGCCGACCTGAACTGGGAAAGCGGCAGCCTGATCACCGAGATTCTGCGGATCATCGTCGAGCAGGGCTACGGCTTGCCGACCGACACCTTGCCGGGGACGACCATTACCCTGGAAACCGCCTTGGCCAACAATGACATTCAGGTCATTGGCGAAGAATGGGCCGGTCGCAGCCCGGTCTGGGTCAAGGCTGAGGCCGAGGGCAAAGTCGCGGCCCTGGGCGATACGGTCAGGGGTGCCACCGAGGGCTGGTGGGTGCCGGAGTATGTGATCAAGGGCGACCCGGCCAAGGGCATCAAGCCGATGGCGCCGGGCCTGCGCAGTATCAGTGATCTGCCACGCTACAAAGACATGTTCAAAGACCCGGAAACCCCGGGCAAGGGGCGTTTTCTCAACAGCCCGATCGGCTGGACGTCAGAAGTGGTCAACAAGCAGAAGCTCAAGGCGTATGGGTTGGACGACAGTTACGTGAACTTTCGCAGTGGGTCGGGGGCGGCACTGGACGCAGAGATCAGTTCGTCGATTCGTCGCGGCAAGCCGGTCCTGTTCTATTACTGGTCGCCAACGCCGTTGCTCGGCCGATTCAAGCTGATTCAGCTGCAAGAACCACCGTTCGACGCCGAAGCCTGGAAAACCCTGACCGACGCCGACCACCCCAATCCGAAACCGACTCGCTCGTTGCCCTCGAAGCTGTCCATCGGCGTGTCCACGCCATTCCAGAAACAGTACCCGCAGATTGCCGAGTTCTTCACCAAGGTCGATTTGCCGATCGAAGCGTTGAACAAGGCCCTGGCTGACATGAGCGAAAAACACACCCCGCCACGTCAAGCGGCGGAGGCGTTCATGAAGGCGCACCCGGATATGTGGCAGGCCTGGGTGCCGAAGGATGTGGCGGACAAAGTGTCTGCCGCACTGAAATAG
- a CDS encoding DUF3995 domain-containing protein, giving the protein MSLLVAQWIAAIFLFISLVHLYWAAGGKWGSEAAVPRVPVEGGEASRPAFKPSGFVTLLVAVGLLLIAMLVCLRVGLYLPTVHHWSLQWVISAIAMLMFARAIGDSNLVGFFKQEKGSRFARLDTWAYSPLCVVLGAGLLAVAWI; this is encoded by the coding sequence ATGAGCCTATTGGTCGCGCAATGGATTGCTGCAATCTTTCTATTCATCAGCCTGGTCCACCTGTATTGGGCGGCGGGTGGCAAGTGGGGCAGCGAGGCGGCGGTGCCGCGCGTGCCCGTGGAGGGCGGTGAGGCATCAAGGCCCGCGTTCAAACCGTCGGGCTTTGTCACGTTGTTGGTGGCGGTGGGTTTACTGTTGATCGCGATGCTGGTGTGCCTGCGGGTCGGGCTGTATCTGCCCACGGTGCATCACTGGTCGCTGCAATGGGTGATCAGCGCGATCGCGATGCTGATGTTTGCCCGGGCGATCGGCGATTCGAATTTGGTGGGGTTCTTCAAGCAGGAGAAGGGCTCGAGGTTTGCCCGGCTGGATACGTGGGCGTATTCGCCGTTGTGTGTGGTGTTGGGGGCTGGGTTGTTGGCAGTGGCCTGGATCTGA
- a CDS encoding Na+/H+ antiporter subunit G translates to MRPELSLWVEIAVAILLVLSSLFTLIGAVGLLRMKDYFQRMHPPALASTLGAWCVALASIIYFSALKSAPVLHAWLIPVLLSITVPVTTLLLARAALFRKRMAGDDVPAEVSSRRTEPGS, encoded by the coding sequence ATGAGACCTGAACTGTCTCTGTGGGTGGAAATTGCAGTGGCGATTCTGCTGGTGCTCAGCAGCCTGTTTACGCTGATCGGTGCGGTCGGGTTGCTGCGGATGAAGGATTATTTCCAGCGCATGCACCCGCCGGCGCTGGCCTCGACCTTGGGCGCGTGGTGCGTGGCACTGGCTTCGATCATTTATTTTTCGGCGCTCAAGTCGGCACCGGTGCTGCATGCCTGGCTCATTCCGGTTCTGTTGTCGATCACCGTGCCGGTGACTACGCTGCTGCTGGCCCGGGCGGCGCTGTTTCGCAAGCGCATGGCGGGGGATGATGTGCCGGCTGAGGTGAGTAGTCGGCGGACGGAACCCGGGAGTTAA
- a CDS encoding K+/H+ antiporter subunit F has protein sequence MSALLSNAILLSLFIFSVAMILTLIRLFKGPSAQDRVLALDYLYIIAMLMMLALGIRYASDTYFEAALLIALFGFVGSFALAKFLLRGEVIE, from the coding sequence ATGAGCGCATTGCTGTCGAACGCGATTCTGCTGAGCCTGTTCATCTTTTCGGTGGCGATGATTCTGACCCTGATCCGCCTGTTCAAGGGCCCGTCGGCTCAGGACCGGGTTCTGGCGCTGGATTACCTGTACATCATCGCCATGCTGATGATGCTCGCGCTGGGGATTCGCTATGCCAGTGACACCTACTTCGAGGCGGCGCTGCTGATCGCCCTGTTCGGCTTCGTCGGCTCGTTTGCCCTGGCCAAATTCCTGTTGCGTGGCGAGGTGATCGAATGA
- a CDS encoding Na+/H+ antiporter subunit E, which produces MKRLFPAPWLSLALWLLWLVLNLSMSPGNLLLGAMLGFCAPLMMRKLRPLPIRIRRPGVILRLFLLVGRDVLVSNLAVAWGVLNAGRRAPRSRFIKVPLDLRDANGLAALSMICTVVPGTVWSELALDRSILLLHVFDLDDESQFIQHFKTTYERPLMEIFE; this is translated from the coding sequence ATGAAGCGTCTGTTTCCTGCACCTTGGTTGTCATTGGCGCTGTGGCTGCTGTGGCTGGTTTTGAACCTGTCGATGAGCCCCGGCAATCTACTGCTGGGCGCCATGCTGGGGTTCTGCGCACCGTTGATGATGCGCAAGCTGCGGCCGCTGCCGATCCGCATTCGTCGTCCCGGGGTGATCCTGCGTTTGTTCTTGCTGGTCGGGCGCGACGTGCTCGTGTCCAACCTCGCCGTGGCCTGGGGCGTGCTCAACGCGGGTCGTCGTGCGCCTCGCTCGCGGTTCATCAAGGTGCCGCTGGATTTGCGCGATGCCAACGGCCTGGCGGCGCTGTCGATGATCTGCACGGTGGTCCCCGGTACGGTCTGGTCGGAACTGGCGCTGGATCGCAGCATTCTGTTGCTGCACGTTTTCGATCTGGATGACGAAAGCCAATTCATCCAGCACTTCAAGACGACCTACGAGCGCCCCTTGATGGAGATCTTCGAATGA
- a CDS encoding monovalent cation/H+ antiporter subunit D yields MNPIAHLIAAPILLPLLTAAVMLMLGEKHRPLKAKINLFSSLLGLGIAVMLLQWTQTTGVPGSIGVYLPGNWQVPFGIVLVVDRLSALMLVLTGIIGVSALLFAMARWDGAGSSFHALFQIQLMGLYGAFLTADLFNLFVFFEVLLAASYGLMLHGSGRARVSSGLHYISINLLASSLFLIGAALIYGVTGTLNMADLALKIPLVPQADRGLLHAGAAILAVAFLAKAGMWPLNFWLVPAYSAASAPVAAMFAIMTKVGVYTLLRLWTLLFSGQAGASAYFGGDWLIYGGMATIVCAAVAILAAQRLERMASLSILVSAGILLSAIGFAQPNLIGAALFYLVSSTLALSALFLLAELIERSRSANEMPLDDDGELLPRPLESLQPPKGFNLDDEQKAVVGQVIPWTMAFLGLSFIACALLIIGMPPLSGFIGKLSLLSALLNPQGLGNGSDEPISNGAWALLALLILSGLASLIAFSRLGIQRFWTPQERPSPLLRRLECVPIVILLGLGIALTFKAEPLLRYTQAAADALNNPQQYVMAVLETRVIPGPQAKTALLEVQP; encoded by the coding sequence ATGAATCCGATAGCGCACCTGATCGCTGCACCGATTCTGCTGCCGCTGCTGACCGCCGCGGTGATGCTGATGCTGGGCGAGAAACACCGCCCGTTAAAGGCCAAAATCAATCTGTTCTCCAGCCTGCTGGGGCTGGGCATTGCCGTGATGCTTCTGCAATGGACGCAAACCACCGGCGTGCCCGGTTCCATCGGTGTGTACCTGCCCGGCAACTGGCAGGTGCCGTTCGGTATTGTGCTGGTGGTCGATCGTCTGTCGGCGCTGATGCTGGTGCTGACCGGGATCATCGGCGTCAGCGCCCTGCTGTTCGCCATGGCGCGCTGGGACGGCGCCGGTTCGAGTTTCCATGCGCTGTTCCAGATTCAGTTGATGGGCCTGTACGGCGCCTTCCTGACGGCAGACCTGTTCAACCTGTTCGTGTTCTTCGAGGTGCTGCTGGCCGCCTCTTACGGGTTGATGCTGCACGGATCAGGCCGGGCTCGGGTGTCGTCGGGGCTGCATTACATCTCGATCAACCTGCTGGCCTCGTCACTGTTTCTGATTGGCGCGGCGCTGATCTACGGCGTTACCGGCACACTGAACATGGCCGACCTGGCGCTGAAAATCCCGTTGGTGCCGCAAGCCGATCGCGGCTTGCTGCATGCCGGCGCGGCGATTCTGGCGGTGGCGTTCCTGGCCAAGGCCGGGATGTGGCCGCTGAACTTCTGGCTGGTGCCGGCCTATTCCGCGGCCAGCGCGCCCGTGGCGGCGATGTTCGCGATCATGACCAAGGTCGGCGTCTACACCTTGCTACGCCTGTGGACGCTGCTGTTCTCCGGGCAGGCCGGGGCATCCGCGTACTTCGGTGGCGACTGGCTGATCTACGGCGGCATGGCGACCATCGTCTGCGCCGCCGTGGCGATTCTGGCCGCGCAACGCCTGGAACGCATGGCCAGCCTGAGCATTCTGGTGTCGGCAGGCATTCTATTGTCGGCCATCGGTTTCGCCCAGCCGAACCTGATCGGCGCGGCGCTGTTCTATCTCGTCAGCTCGACCCTGGCGTTGAGCGCGCTGTTCCTGCTGGCCGAGTTGATCGAGCGCTCGCGTTCGGCCAATGAAATGCCGCTGGACGATGACGGCGAGCTGCTTCCACGGCCGCTGGAATCCTTGCAGCCGCCCAAAGGCTTCAACCTCGATGACGAACAGAAAGCCGTGGTCGGCCAGGTGATTCCCTGGACCATGGCTTTCCTCGGTTTGAGCTTCATCGCCTGCGCCTTGCTGATCATCGGCATGCCGCCGCTTTCCGGGTTTATCGGCAAACTCAGTCTGCTCAGCGCCCTGCTCAATCCGCAGGGGCTGGGTAATGGCAGCGACGAACCGATATCGAATGGCGCGTGGGCGCTGCTCGCCCTGTTGATCCTGTCCGGACTGGCCTCGCTGATCGCTTTCTCGCGTTTGGGCATCCAGCGTTTCTGGACCCCGCAAGAGCGGCCATCGCCCTTGCTGCGGCGCCTGGAATGCGTGCCGATCGTCATTCTGCTGGGGCTGGGCATTGCGCTGACGTTCAAGGCTGAACCGCTGCTGCGCTACACCCAAGCGGCGGCCGATGCATTGAACAACCCGCAGCAATACGTGATGGCGGTGCTCGAAACCCGTGTAATTCCAGGCCCGCAAGCCAAGACAGCGCTGCTGGAGGTGCAACCATGA
- a CDS encoding Na+/H+ antiporter subunit C, translating into MEEVIAIAIGVLAASGVWLVLRPRTFQVVMGLCLLSYGVNLFIFSMGSLFIGKEPNIKDGVPQDLLHYTDPLPQALVLTAIVISFAMTALFLVVLLASRGLTGTDHVDGREPKE; encoded by the coding sequence ATGGAAGAAGTCATCGCAATCGCCATCGGTGTGCTGGCCGCGTCCGGCGTGTGGCTGGTGCTGCGGCCACGGACGTTCCAGGTGGTCATGGGCCTGTGCCTGCTGTCCTACGGCGTCAACCTGTTCATCTTCAGCATGGGCAGCCTGTTCATCGGCAAGGAGCCGAACATCAAGGACGGCGTGCCTCAGGATTTGCTGCACTACACCGACCCGCTGCCGCAAGCGTTGGTGCTGACCGCGATCGTCATCAGCTTCGCCATGACCGCGTTGTTTCTGGTGGTGCTGCTCGCCTCCCGGGGGCTGACCGGCACCGACCATGTGGATGGCCGGGAGCCTAAAGAATGA
- a CDS encoding monovalent cation/H+ antiporter subunit A, with the protein MSLIVLLLLPFIGSCLAALLPHNARNTESLLAGLVALIGTVQVALLYPQIAHGGVIREEFFWLPSLGLNFVLRMDGFAWLFSMLVLGIGTLVSLYARYYMSPDDPVPRFFAFFLAFMGAMLGLVISGNLIQIVFFWELTSLFSFLLIGYWHHRADARRGAYMALMVTGAGGLCLLAGVMLLGHVVGSYDLDKVLAAGDLIRAHALYPILLPLILIGALSKSAQFPFHFWLPHAMAAPTPVSAYLHSATMVKAGVFLLARLWPSLSGSEEWFYIVSGAGACTLLLGAYCAMFQNDLKGLLAYSTISHLGLITLLLGLNSPLAAVAAVFHTLNHATFKASLFMAAGIIDHESGTRDIRKLSGLIKLIPFTATLAMVASASMAGVPLLNGFLSKEMFFAETVFINATAWIEMTLPIVATIAGTFSVAYSLRFTVDVFFGPTATDLPHTPHEPPRWMRAPVELLVFTCLVVGIFPAQVVGPLLAAAALPVVGGTLPEYSLAIWHGWNAPMIMSLIAMSCGIILYLLLRNQLKRGRFTHPPVISHFNGKRLFERSLVLMMRLARRLERRISTRRLQTQLFLVVLAAVLAGLIPMLHSSLSWGDRPKIQGSIVFVILWLLAIACALGAAWQAKYHRLAALTMVSVCGLMTCVTFVWFSAPDLALTQLAVEVVTTVLILLGLRWLPRRIEEVSPLPSSLRKARIRRIRDLLLSITVGGGMALLSYAMLTRQTPNDISSFYLSRALPEGGGSNVVNVMLVDFRGFDTLGEITVLVAVALAVFALLRRFRPPKESLQLPAQQRLLAPDVVTDLVNPRHASDTALGFMMVPAVLVRLLLPIAFVVSVYLFMRGHNQPGGGFVAGLVMSVAFILQYMVAGTQWVEAQMSLRPLRWMGTGLLFATVTGLGAMAAGYPFLTTHTWHFTLPLLGDIHIASALFFDIGVYAVVVGSTLLILTALAHQSVRGHKTSAQPKPVAKAAATQGAI; encoded by the coding sequence ATGTCTCTGATAGTTCTACTGCTTCTGCCTTTCATCGGCAGCTGTCTGGCAGCCTTGCTGCCGCACAATGCGCGTAACACCGAATCGCTGTTGGCTGGCCTGGTTGCCTTGATCGGCACCGTCCAAGTCGCCCTCTTGTACCCGCAAATCGCCCATGGCGGCGTGATCCGCGAAGAATTCTTCTGGCTACCGAGCCTGGGCCTGAACTTCGTTCTGCGCATGGACGGTTTCGCCTGGCTGTTCTCGATGCTGGTGCTGGGCATCGGCACCCTCGTTTCGTTGTATGCCCGCTACTACATGTCACCGGACGATCCGGTGCCGCGTTTCTTCGCGTTTTTCCTGGCGTTCATGGGCGCCATGCTGGGGTTGGTGATCTCCGGCAACCTGATCCAGATCGTGTTTTTCTGGGAGCTGACCAGCCTCTTCTCATTCCTGTTGATCGGCTACTGGCACCACCGCGCCGATGCCCGACGCGGCGCCTACATGGCGTTGATGGTCACCGGTGCCGGCGGCTTGTGTTTGCTGGCGGGGGTCATGCTGCTCGGCCATGTGGTCGGCAGCTATGACCTGGACAAGGTCCTGGCCGCCGGCGATCTGATTCGCGCACATGCCCTCTACCCTATTCTGCTTCCCCTGATCCTCATCGGCGCGCTGAGCAAAAGTGCGCAGTTCCCCTTCCACTTCTGGCTGCCTCACGCCATGGCGGCGCCGACACCGGTTTCGGCGTATCTGCACTCGGCGACCATGGTCAAGGCCGGGGTGTTCCTGCTCGCACGCCTGTGGCCGTCGCTGTCCGGCAGTGAAGAATGGTTCTACATCGTCAGCGGGGCCGGCGCCTGCACCCTGTTACTCGGCGCTTACTGCGCAATGTTCCAGAACGACCTCAAGGGCCTGCTGGCCTACTCGACCATCAGCCACCTGGGCCTGATCACTTTGCTGCTGGGCCTGAACAGTCCGCTGGCCGCCGTCGCCGCGGTGTTCCATACTCTCAACCACGCCACCTTCAAGGCCTCGCTGTTCATGGCCGCCGGGATCATCGACCACGAAAGCGGCACCCGGGACATTCGCAAACTCAGCGGCCTGATCAAACTGATCCCGTTCACCGCCACCCTGGCCATGGTCGCCAGTGCCTCCATGGCCGGCGTGCCGCTGCTCAACGGTTTCCTGTCGAAAGAGATGTTCTTCGCCGAAACCGTGTTCATCAACGCCACGGCCTGGATCGAGATGACCCTGCCGATCGTCGCGACCATCGCCGGGACGTTCAGCGTGGCTTACTCCCTGCGCTTCACCGTCGACGTGTTCTTCGGCCCGACCGCCACCGACCTGCCGCACACCCCGCACGAGCCGCCACGCTGGATGCGCGCGCCGGTGGAATTGCTGGTGTTCACCTGTCTGGTGGTGGGGATCTTCCCCGCTCAAGTGGTCGGCCCGTTGCTCGCGGCGGCGGCATTGCCGGTGGTAGGCGGCACGCTGCCCGAGTACAGCCTGGCGATCTGGCATGGCTGGAACGCGCCGATGATCATGAGCCTGATCGCCATGTCCTGCGGCATCATCCTTTATCTACTGCTGCGCAATCAGCTCAAGCGCGGGCGCTTCACGCACCCGCCGGTGATCAGCCACTTCAACGGCAAGCGCCTGTTCGAGCGCAGCCTGGTGCTCATGATGCGCCTGGCCCGTCGTCTGGAGCGGCGGATCAGCACTCGGCGCCTGCAAACCCAACTGTTTCTGGTGGTACTCGCCGCGGTACTCGCCGGATTGATCCCGATGCTGCACAGCAGCTTGAGCTGGGGCGACCGGCCGAAAATCCAGGGCTCGATTGTGTTCGTGATCCTCTGGTTGCTAGCGATTGCCTGTGCCCTTGGCGCGGCGTGGCAAGCCAAGTATCACCGGCTCGCGGCCCTGACCATGGTCAGCGTCTGCGGCCTGATGACCTGCGTGACCTTCGTCTGGTTCTCGGCGCCGGACCTGGCCCTGACGCAACTGGCAGTGGAAGTGGTGACCACGGTGCTGATCCTCCTCGGTCTGCGCTGGTTGCCACGACGGATCGAAGAGGTGTCGCCGTTGCCGAGCAGTCTGCGCAAGGCACGCATCCGCCGCATCCGCGACTTGCTGCTGTCGATCACGGTCGGTGGCGGCATGGCGCTGCTGTCCTACGCGATGCTGACCCGCCAGACGCCCAACGACATTTCCTCGTTCTACCTCAGTCGCGCCCTGCCCGAAGGCGGCGGCAGCAACGTGGTCAACGTGATGCTGGTGGACTTCCGTGGCTTCGACACCCTCGGCGAAATCACCGTGCTGGTGGCGGTGGCCCTGGCCGTGTTCGCCCTGCTGCGACGCTTCCGTCCACCGAAAGAAAGCCTGCAACTGCCGGCCCAACAGCGCTTGCTGGCGCCCGACGTGGTCACCGACCTGGTCAACCCGCGTCACGCCAGCGACACCGCGCTCGGTTTCATGATGGTGCCGGCGGTGCTGGTGCGTCTGCTGCTGCCGATTGCGTTTGTGGTGTCGGTCTACCTGTTCATGCGCGGGCACAATCAACCGGGAGGCGGTTTCGTCGCCGGTCTGGTGATGTCGGTGGCGTTCATCCTGCAATACATGGTCGCCGGCACCCAGTGGGTCGAGGCGCAAATGAGCCTGCGACCGCTGCGCTGGATGGGCACCGGGCTGCTGTTTGCCACGGTCACCGGGCTCGGGGCGATGGCGGCCGGGTATCCCTTCCTCACCACCCACACCTGGCATTTCACACTGCCGTTGCTGGGCGACATTCACATCGCCAGCGCGCTGTTCTTCGACATTGGCGTGTACGCCGTGGTGGTCGGCTCGACGCTGTTGATCCTGACCGCCCTCGCCCACCAATCGGTACGCGGCCATAAAACCAGCGCGCAACCCAAGCCCGTGGCCAAAGCGGCTGCCACGCAAGGAGCCATCTGA
- a CDS encoding DMT family transporter — MHYIAHLVVLRSILPNFRRIVRLPQVARKVMTSVNSSPASSRFSRFSKAECVLVLITMVWGGTFLLVQHAMTVSGPMFFVGLRFAAAASIVALFSWRHLRELTLFELKAGAFIGVAIMLGYGLQTVGLQSIPSSQSAFITALYVPFVPLLQWLVLGRRPGLMPSIGIILAFTGLMLLSGPAGASFNFSPGEIATLISAVAIAAEIILISTYAGQVDVRRVTVVQLAVTSVLAFLMVVPTQEVIPGFSWLLLCSALGLGAASAAIQVAMNWAQKSVSPTRATLIYAGEPVWAGIVGRIAGERLPAIALVGAGLIVAAVIVSELKTKGKVASPEEELEQEAQG, encoded by the coding sequence GTGCACTATATTGCTCACTTGGTGGTGTTGCGCAGTATACTGCCCAACTTCCGGCGCATTGTGCGTCTCCCTCAGGTAGCGCGCAAGGTCATGACGTCGGTGAACTCCTCCCCTGCTTCCTCCCGTTTCTCACGGTTCAGCAAAGCTGAGTGCGTGTTGGTGCTGATTACCATGGTCTGGGGCGGGACCTTTTTGCTGGTGCAGCATGCAATGACCGTCAGCGGGCCGATGTTTTTCGTCGGTCTGCGTTTTGCCGCGGCAGCGAGCATCGTTGCCCTGTTCTCCTGGCGTCATCTGCGCGAACTGACCCTGTTCGAACTCAAGGCCGGGGCGTTTATCGGCGTGGCGATCATGCTCGGTTACGGCTTGCAGACCGTGGGTTTGCAAAGCATTCCCAGCAGTCAGTCGGCGTTTATTACCGCGCTGTATGTGCCGTTCGTGCCATTGCTGCAATGGCTGGTGCTGGGGCGGCGTCCGGGGTTGATGCCGAGCATCGGGATCATACTGGCCTTTACCGGGCTGATGCTGCTGTCGGGGCCTGCCGGCGCTTCGTTCAATTTCAGCCCTGGTGAAATCGCCACCTTGATCAGCGCCGTGGCGATTGCGGCGGAGATCATTCTGATCAGTACCTATGCCGGCCAGGTCGACGTGCGCCGGGTGACGGTGGTGCAACTGGCGGTGACTTCGGTGCTGGCGTTTTTGATGGTGGTGCCGACTCAGGAAGTGATTCCGGGGTTCTCCTGGTTGCTGTTGTGCAGCGCATTGGGCCTGGGCGCGGCGAGTGCGGCGATTCAGGTGGCAATGAACTGGGCGCAGAAAAGTGTTTCGCCGACGCGGGCGACGCTGATCTATGCCGGGGAGCCGGTGTGGGCCGGGATTGTCGGGCGGATTGCCGGGGAGCGGTTGCCGGCGATTGCGTTGGTGGGCGCGGGATTGATTGTGGCGGCGGTGATTGTCAGCGAGTTGAAGACTAAGGGTAAGGTCGCTTCGCCTGAAGAAGAGTTGGAGCAGGAAGCACAGGGATAG
- a CDS encoding helix-turn-helix domain-containing protein yields the protein MHKDSTQRASVLQHVSQNVRRLRHAADMSQTALAEKSGVSRRMLVAIEAGEKNVSLTTLDRVAEALDVAFSDLIQAPDARDPSRINEVAWAGAIPGSKAVLLSKATATREVEQWEWCLQPGEIYPSQPDADGWSEQLYVFEGCLTLVLGDKQQHIAAGEFFMFASNQPHSYRNDGAVAARFVRNVVI from the coding sequence GTGCACAAAGATTCCACCCAACGGGCTTCGGTTCTCCAGCACGTCAGCCAGAACGTCCGACGTCTGCGCCACGCCGCCGACATGAGCCAGACCGCCCTGGCTGAAAAGTCCGGGGTCAGTCGCCGGATGCTGGTGGCCATCGAGGCCGGCGAGAAAAACGTCAGCCTGACCACCCTCGACCGCGTGGCCGAAGCGCTGGACGTCGCCTTCAGCGATCTGATCCAGGCCCCGGATGCCCGCGACCCGAGTCGCATCAACGAAGTGGCTTGGGCCGGAGCGATCCCCGGCAGCAAAGCCGTTTTACTGTCAAAAGCCACCGCCACCCGTGAAGTGGAACAATGGGAATGGTGCCTGCAACCGGGTGAAATTTACCCCTCGCAACCGGACGCCGATGGCTGGAGCGAACAGCTCTACGTATTTGAAGGCTGCCTGACCCTGGTCCTGGGCGATAAGCAGCAACACATCGCCGCCGGCGAGTTCTTCATGTTCGCCAGCAACCAGCCGCATTCCTATCGCAATGACGGGGCGGTGGCGGCGCGGTTTGTGCGTAATGTGGTGATCTGA
- a CDS encoding SfnB family sulfur acquisition oxidoreductase has protein sequence MTASAQPPRTAHVIHSDAEAIAVAHKLAARFATEASARDRERRLPVAELDEFSASGLWGITIPQEYGGAGVSYVTVAEVIKIISAADPSLGQIPQNHLGVLDILLQTATEAQKRYYFDKVLQGYRFGNAFSESKSKNAGAFETRIRFDKDTAQIDGEKFYCTGALFAHIVPAVAVDEENKAFIAFIERDNPGLTVIDSWDGFGQRTTASGGVTLNAVSVPLSAVIPAHKAFDEPTADGPISQIIQAAVDTGIAVGALEETKRYAREARPWIDSQQDHGWQDPFSIAAIGDLEWRVHGTDAILRKAGQAIDAALLKPNEDTVARASVVVAQAKVLSAEIALLTSSKLFELAGTRSVLGKYNLDRHWRNARTHTLHDPARWKYHLIGNYLLNGVKPARHAWN, from the coding sequence ATGACAGCCTCTGCCCAACCCCCTCGCACTGCCCATGTGATCCACTCGGACGCCGAGGCGATTGCCGTCGCTCACAAGCTCGCCGCCCGCTTCGCTACCGAGGCCAGCGCTCGTGACCGCGAGCGACGTCTGCCGGTTGCCGAACTCGATGAGTTCTCCGCCAGTGGTTTATGGGGCATCACCATTCCCCAAGAATACGGCGGTGCCGGCGTGTCTTACGTGACAGTCGCCGAAGTGATCAAGATCATTTCCGCCGCCGATCCGTCCCTCGGCCAGATCCCGCAAAACCATCTGGGCGTACTCGACATCCTGTTGCAAACCGCCACCGAAGCGCAGAAGCGCTATTACTTCGACAAAGTCCTGCAGGGTTATCGTTTCGGCAACGCCTTCTCCGAATCCAAAAGCAAGAATGCCGGTGCTTTTGAAACCCGTATCCGTTTCGATAAAGACACCGCGCAAATCGACGGCGAGAAGTTCTACTGCACCGGCGCCTTGTTCGCGCACATCGTGCCGGCGGTGGCGGTCGATGAAGAGAACAAGGCTTTCATCGCCTTCATCGAGCGCGACAATCCCGGCCTGACGGTGATCGACAGTTGGGACGGTTTCGGCCAGCGCACCACTGCCAGCGGCGGCGTGACCCTGAACGCGGTGAGCGTGCCCTTGAGCGCGGTGATCCCGGCCCACAAGGCGTTCGACGAACCCACCGCCGACGGCCCGATCTCGCAAATCATCCAGGCTGCCGTGGATACCGGCATCGCCGTCGGCGCCCTGGAAGAAACCAAGCGCTACGCCCGTGAAGCCCGACCATGGATCGACAGCCAGCAGGATCACGGCTGGCAGGACCCGTTCAGCATCGCAGCGATCGGCGACCTCGAATGGCGGGTTCACGGCACCGACGCCATCCTCAGAAAAGCCGGCCAAGCCATCGACGCCGCGTTGCTCAAACCCAATGAGGACACGGTTGCCCGCGCCTCGGTCGTGGTCGCACAGGCCAAAGTCCTCTCTGCCGAAATCGCCTTGCTCACCAGCAGCAAACTCTTCGAACTCGCCGGCACCCGCTCGGTGCTCGGCAAGTACAACCTCGACCGTCACTGGCGCAACGCCCGGACGCACACCTTGCACGACCCGGCGCGCTGGAAATACCACTTGATCGGCAACTACCTGCTCAACGGCGTGAAGCCTGCGCGCCACGCCTGGAACTGA